One Syntrophorhabdales bacterium DNA window includes the following coding sequences:
- a CDS encoding EF-Tu/IF-2/RF-3 family GTPase → MEEVAIGTVEKYFGKIGVAAIRITSGEMKVGDKIHIKGHSTDFEQTVDSMQVEHASVQTAGAGSDVGIKVKEKVHEKDTVLLIKP, encoded by the coding sequence ATGGAAGAGGTTGCCATTGGAACAGTCGAAAAATATTTCGGCAAGATCGGCGTGGCCGCGATCAGGATCACCAGCGGTGAAATGAAAGTGGGAGACAAGATCCATATAAAAGGCCACTCCACCGACTTTGAACAGACAGTCGACTCGATGCAGGTGGAACACGCAAGCGTCCAGACTGCAGGTGCAGGCAGCGACGTGGGCATCAAAGTGAAGGAAAAGGTGCACGAGAAAGATACCGTCTTGCTCATCAAACCATGA
- a CDS encoding DUF763 domain-containing protein, with translation MKRNVTTLPLHYGKAPRWLFDKMKRLSAAVVSIILLEFGPREVLRRLSDPIWFQAFGCVVGFDWHSSGLTTTLCGALKDGIASVGPDYPLAICGGKAATSRRTPQELFETGAAWKLDTSPFVALSRLCAKIDNSLIQDGHNIYHHTFILSKEGDWAVIQQGMSEQHRTARRYQWFSMENLDLLCEPHTGVTSDGPVEALNLVARESAPVHTAAVDFTKQNPDWMSKTWKEIALAMPDRHYIVAKDVDTNRLDRVFRRLHEAQPESFKDLLQIQGIGPRTVAALSLVSELVYNAPPSFKDPARFSFAHGGKDGYPFPVQRKTYEESISFLQSCLDKARVNDRDKIEAFKRLNRYRATSSF, from the coding sequence ATGAAAAGAAACGTCACCACCCTCCCGCTTCATTACGGAAAAGCTCCCCGATGGCTTTTCGATAAGATGAAGCGGTTGTCGGCTGCGGTGGTGTCCATCATCCTCCTCGAATTCGGTCCCCGCGAGGTTCTGCGAAGGTTGTCCGATCCTATCTGGTTTCAAGCCTTCGGCTGCGTTGTAGGCTTCGACTGGCATTCAAGCGGGCTGACCACCACGCTCTGCGGTGCGCTCAAAGACGGGATCGCCTCGGTCGGCCCTGACTATCCCCTGGCGATATGCGGCGGAAAAGCAGCAACCTCGCGTCGCACCCCGCAGGAACTGTTCGAGACCGGCGCGGCCTGGAAACTCGACACCTCTCCTTTCGTAGCTCTGAGCCGCCTGTGTGCAAAGATAGACAACAGCCTGATCCAGGATGGCCACAATATCTACCATCACACGTTCATCCTGTCGAAGGAAGGCGACTGGGCGGTTATCCAGCAGGGCATGAGCGAACAACACCGCACAGCGCGAAGGTACCAATGGTTCTCCATGGAAAACCTCGATCTGCTCTGTGAACCGCATACCGGAGTGACCAGCGACGGACCCGTAGAGGCGCTGAATCTAGTAGCCAGAGAGAGCGCCCCTGTGCACACAGCCGCTGTCGATTTTACGAAACAGAATCCTGATTGGATGTCGAAAACATGGAAGGAGATCGCGCTCGCCATGCCCGATAGACACTACATAGTGGCGAAAGACGTCGATACAAACCGCCTCGATCGGGTCTTCAGAAGGCTTCATGAAGCGCAGCCCGAGAGTTTCAAGGACCTTCTTCAGATACAGGGCATCGGCCCGAGGACCGTGGCTGCTCTGAGCCTCGTCTCTGAACTCGTCTACAATGCCCCGCCCAGCTTCAAGGATCCGGCGCGTTTCAGTTTTGCCCACGGAGGCAAAGATGGCTACCCGTTCCCGGTGCAGCGTAAAACGTACGAAGAGTCGATCAGCTTCCTGCAAAGCTGCCTCGACAAAGCACGGGTGAACGACCGGGATAAGATAGAAGCTTTTAAACGACTCAACCGCTACAGGGCAACCTCGAGCTTCTGA
- a CDS encoding TRC40/GET3/ArsA family transport-energizing ATPase, translating into MPQITRSMIDYIRENPKLKYIFFGGKGGVGKTVMAGAAALWAAKQGKKTLLASTNPVHSLSNLMGQDVFGKPAVVCDEKLCYAFEIDTRETIERSKQEIREKINWFLKFADITTKADEFVESATMNPAFEESAMFENMTDLMFKDEYDFYVFDTAPTANARRLLGMSKVYSLWVEKMLKSREEAKSLREMLSFTKKQEEDPLMDYLLGFRERMAKAQSLLTDDALTAFFFVTLPESLPIAVITRFINWFHEFGIPVGGVVVNGIIQKEQVGSDAAEFVRNRVKMQEDHMGEIWQIFGDQVRALVPLFETEVKGGAMLNRLVGQLFPS; encoded by the coding sequence ATGCCGCAGATAACCAGAAGCATGATCGACTACATAAGGGAGAACCCAAAGCTGAAATACATCTTCTTTGGCGGTAAAGGGGGCGTGGGAAAAACCGTCATGGCAGGAGCCGCAGCCCTGTGGGCCGCAAAGCAGGGAAAGAAAACACTCCTCGCGTCCACCAATCCGGTACACAGTCTTTCAAATCTCATGGGGCAGGATGTCTTTGGGAAACCTGCCGTGGTCTGCGATGAGAAGCTGTGCTACGCCTTCGAAATAGACACAAGGGAGACGATCGAGCGCTCCAAGCAGGAGATCCGCGAAAAGATCAACTGGTTTCTGAAGTTTGCGGATATCACCACGAAGGCGGATGAATTCGTCGAGTCGGCTACCATGAACCCTGCTTTCGAAGAATCGGCCATGTTCGAGAACATGACCGATCTCATGTTCAAAGATGAATACGACTTCTACGTGTTTGACACAGCCCCTACCGCGAATGCGAGGCGGCTCCTCGGCATGTCAAAGGTCTATTCGCTCTGGGTAGAAAAGATGCTGAAGAGCAGGGAAGAGGCAAAGTCTCTCCGCGAGATGCTCTCTTTCACCAAGAAACAGGAAGAAGACCCTCTGATGGATTATCTGCTCGGTTTCAGGGAGCGCATGGCGAAAGCGCAGAGCTTGCTCACCGATGATGCCCTGACCGCTTTCTTCTTTGTGACCTTGCCGGAAAGCCTGCCGATAGCGGTTATCACCCGTTTCATCAACTGGTTTCATGAATTCGGCATTCCCGTGGGCGGCGTGGTCGTCAACGGGATTATCCAGAAAGAACAGGTCGGCAGCGATGCCGCCGAGTTCGTGCGAAACCGCGTCAAAATGCAGGAAGATCACATGGGAGAAATCTGGCAGATCTTCGGCGATCAGGTTCGTGCACTGGTACCCCTCTTCGAGACCGAGGTGAAAGGCGGCGCAATGCTCAACCGTCTGGTCGGCCAGCTCTTCCCTTCGTGA
- a CDS encoding TRC40/GET3/ArsA family transport-energizing ATPase, with amino-acid sequence MFGGKGGLGKTTFSAATAYYLAKQGKKVLVFSVDPQASLSDIFQKNIFGKGPQEIMPNLYAQEIDADRRVKEYQQEIRQKILDMYGMETIPEEIESYIQAAAAEPAMEESAIFDEVVDIVVKGGYDYYIYDLVPLGHALYYLSMASVYDAWIDKITGLRQQMREYDQVAAVIRRDKELDEDAILNELLYIKERINKSSGILTDKQKTAFFFVVTPEEMIINDTVKAAGLFAKFDVPLSGYIVNRVLPADLKNQSIPDYLKNRLTMQEKYLGVIDDTFKGQILARVPEMERDVTGLAMIEKLAKQMFEDH; translated from the coding sequence ATGTTCGGCGGAAAGGGCGGACTGGGCAAGACCACGTTTTCCGCTGCCACAGCCTACTATCTCGCAAAACAGGGGAAGAAAGTTCTTGTCTTCTCCGTTGACCCGCAGGCCTCGCTGAGCGACATCTTCCAGAAGAACATCTTCGGAAAGGGACCCCAGGAGATCATGCCTAACCTTTACGCTCAGGAGATCGATGCGGACCGCCGTGTCAAGGAGTATCAACAGGAGATCCGCCAGAAGATACTCGACATGTACGGCATGGAGACTATCCCTGAAGAGATCGAGAGCTACATCCAGGCTGCTGCAGCAGAGCCTGCCATGGAGGAGAGTGCTATTTTTGATGAAGTGGTCGATATCGTCGTGAAAGGCGGTTACGACTATTACATTTATGATCTTGTGCCGCTGGGGCATGCTCTCTATTACTTGAGCATGGCTTCAGTCTACGACGCGTGGATCGACAAGATCACCGGCTTGCGCCAGCAAATGCGGGAATATGACCAGGTGGCAGCTGTCATCCGCCGCGATAAAGAGCTGGACGAGGATGCCATTCTCAATGAGCTTCTCTACATTAAGGAACGGATCAACAAGTCTTCTGGTATCCTGACCGACAAGCAGAAAACAGCATTCTTCTTCGTGGTTACGCCCGAAGAGATGATCATAAATGATACGGTCAAAGCAGCAGGCCTCTTTGCAAAATTCGACGTGCCGCTGAGCGGCTACATCGTGAACCGCGTCCTGCCGGCGGATCTCAAGAACCAGAGCATTCCCGACTACCTGAAAAACAGGCTGACGATGCAGGAGAAATACCTCGGTGTGATTGACGACACCTTCAAGGGGCAGATCCTGGCGAGGGTTCCTGAAATGGAACGCGACGTAACAGGTCTTGCCATGATCGAGAAGCTGGCTAAGCAGATGTTCGAGGACCACTGA
- a CDS encoding carbon starvation CstA family protein, which yields MNAVYVLILGFLVFFVGYRFYAKYIDAKVIKADPKRATPAKMYMDGVEFMPTSKNILFGYQFKSIAGAAPIIGPIIAIQWGWLPALIWILGGALFIGWVHDYTSAMVAMRHEGASFGGLSHRLISPRARIILLSFIYFYLLLIAGAFGNVVVSTVIGLKAAPMAWLLLTIGGVLAGQMIYRWRRDIVLTTAVCVIIALFGIFLGTLAPSDKVIGTSLANSRILWTVAACVFCYFAAVLPIWRFALPINYVASYIVFLGLFFGVIGVFILHPNFTLPAYTAFSIKIGPIWPIMFVTIACGAISGWHSIVSSSGTARQLESELDARPVGGGVMFVEMMLALFALIIAGTIYASSAEYGAAAAKGPGVIFAAGVSKFLGAVGLPAKLGNSYGSVMMIVLAVTIMQLVIRFMRVATSELLSDVGPVFRNAHVGTFIACLLAAVLIMTGWWQYLWVLFGGANQLMASLALMLVTAWLMSEGKPIAWTFYPMIFMFITTIAALLYTSWSLLDKVFSGAVKGEALVGNTLMGLVGFFLVIAAIALGIEGVKALNRFRVIRAQAAAGAAAAKA from the coding sequence TTTTAGGCTTTCTTGTTTTCTTCGTCGGCTACCGGTTTTACGCAAAATACATCGATGCCAAGGTCATTAAGGCTGACCCCAAGAGGGCTACGCCAGCCAAGATGTATATGGATGGCGTGGAATTCATGCCCACCAGCAAGAATATCCTCTTCGGCTACCAGTTCAAATCGATCGCGGGTGCTGCGCCGATTATAGGCCCTATCATCGCTATCCAGTGGGGTTGGCTCCCAGCGCTGATATGGATCCTGGGCGGTGCGCTATTCATTGGCTGGGTGCACGACTACACAAGCGCCATGGTGGCAATGCGCCACGAAGGCGCCTCGTTCGGGGGCTTGAGCCACCGTCTTATCTCTCCGAGGGCGCGCATTATCCTCCTCTCGTTCATTTACTTCTATCTGCTTCTCATTGCGGGAGCTTTCGGAAACGTTGTCGTAAGCACGGTTATAGGCCTTAAGGCAGCTCCCATGGCATGGTTGCTCCTGACCATCGGCGGCGTGCTTGCCGGTCAGATGATCTACCGCTGGCGCAGAGACATCGTGCTCACGACTGCAGTCTGCGTTATCATAGCACTATTCGGTATCTTCCTCGGCACGCTGGCGCCGTCCGACAAAGTCATCGGCACTTCTCTCGCAAACAGCAGGATTCTCTGGACCGTCGCTGCCTGCGTCTTCTGCTATTTCGCAGCGGTCCTGCCCATCTGGAGGTTTGCTCTTCCCATAAATTACGTTGCTTCGTATATAGTGTTCCTCGGCCTCTTCTTTGGTGTAATCGGCGTGTTTATCCTCCATCCGAACTTCACGCTTCCTGCTTATACGGCTTTCTCCATAAAGATCGGTCCGATCTGGCCCATCATGTTTGTCACGATCGCATGCGGGGCTATCTCGGGCTGGCACAGTATAGTATCGAGTTCGGGCACAGCACGGCAATTGGAGAGTGAGCTTGACGCCAGGCCTGTAGGCGGCGGTGTGATGTTCGTTGAGATGATGCTTGCGCTCTTCGCGCTCATCATAGCCGGAACGATCTATGCTTCTTCCGCCGAATACGGCGCGGCGGCTGCAAAGGGGCCGGGTGTCATTTTTGCGGCCGGCGTCTCAAAGTTTCTGGGTGCAGTGGGGCTTCCTGCAAAACTGGGCAACTCCTATGGTAGTGTCATGATGATTGTTCTCGCGGTCACCATCATGCAGCTCGTCATCAGGTTTATGAGGGTCGCCACATCGGAGCTCCTCAGCGACGTGGGCCCGGTCTTCAGAAACGCTCACGTCGGCACCTTTATCGCATGCCTCCTGGCAGCGGTGCTGATCATGACAGGGTGGTGGCAGTATCTCTGGGTGCTTTTCGGCGGGGCTAACCAGCTGATGGCCTCACTTGCACTGATGCTGGTGACTGCGTGGCTTATGTCCGAAGGAAAGCCTATAGCATGGACCTTCTACCCCATGATCTTTATGTTTATTACAACCATAGCAGCTTTGCTCTACACGTCATGGAGCCTCCTCGACAAGGTGTTCAGTGGTGCGGTTAAAGGCGAAGCCCTCGTGGGGAACACTCTGATGGGACTTGTGGGATTTTTCCTGGTCATTGCCGCTATAGCGCTCGGTATAGAGGGCGTCAAAGCGCTTAACAGGTTCAGAGTCATACGAGCCCAAGCGGCGGCTGGAGCGGCTGCAGCAAAGGCGTGA
- a CDS encoding HD domain-containing protein, whose translation MSISFELLRDRIRNTAVVTKLSGLNLAGKAYLVGGAIRELALGQSPADFDFALEMQEDAVKLEELFRAKGFLLGKRAEQAFRLIGDEGVLDLTFLQGDILTDLARRDFTMNAIGYDTASGEIHDPYEGLADISRKVIRYPRKQSIREDPLRMLKAVRHLSLLPGFLLAPELRDAIREERELIRLTAAERIKYELDLIMLSHDPYRAVVTLRDTGLLFELFPELRNLEQMDREKGFELETLGHTIEGFRYLDRARSFHSFDEQQVRNAAYALLFHDLGKAHTFSYDDTKNRVHFFHHEKHSRDLATAIMERLRFSSHEVRVISSLIENHMRVFLISHEGATEKAIRRVVYKMEDLTPPLVLLTLLDMYGSSNGEENETTARVRLRCREALSAYEEWGKEPLPRLVNGHDLLALGFPEGPDIGKTLDLIREKQIAGEIVDRSGALGYAQKELASVSKGESRP comes from the coding sequence TTGTCGATTTCATTTGAGCTTCTCCGCGATAGAATCAGAAACACCGCCGTTGTCACGAAACTTTCCGGCCTGAACCTCGCAGGAAAGGCGTACCTCGTCGGAGGTGCCATCCGCGAACTGGCGTTGGGACAGTCACCAGCCGATTTTGATTTCGCGCTCGAAATGCAAGAGGATGCGGTCAAGCTTGAAGAGCTGTTCCGTGCAAAGGGATTTCTGCTCGGAAAAAGAGCAGAGCAGGCGTTCCGCCTGATAGGCGATGAAGGCGTCTTGGACCTCACCTTTCTTCAGGGCGATATCCTGACTGACCTGGCTCGCCGGGACTTTACCATGAATGCCATAGGGTACGATACAGCCTCCGGCGAGATCCACGACCCTTACGAGGGGCTTGCAGACATAAGCCGCAAAGTGATCAGATACCCAAGAAAACAATCCATCAGGGAAGATCCTCTTCGTATGTTGAAAGCAGTTCGTCACCTCTCGCTGCTTCCCGGCTTTTTACTCGCACCCGAATTGCGTGATGCAATCCGTGAAGAGAGGGAACTGATCCGACTGACAGCTGCCGAGAGAATAAAGTACGAGCTCGATCTCATCATGCTTTCGCACGATCCGTACAGAGCCGTGGTCACCCTTCGTGACACAGGATTGCTCTTTGAGCTTTTTCCCGAGCTGCGCAATTTAGAGCAGATGGATCGCGAAAAAGGCTTTGAGCTGGAAACCCTGGGACACACCATAGAGGGGTTCAGATACCTGGATAGGGCAAGAAGCTTTCATTCCTTTGATGAACAGCAGGTGCGAAATGCAGCCTATGCGCTGCTGTTCCACGACCTCGGCAAGGCTCACACGTTCTCCTATGACGATACAAAAAACCGCGTCCACTTCTTTCATCACGAGAAGCACTCGAGAGATCTGGCAACAGCAATCATGGAGCGTCTCAGGTTCAGCTCACATGAAGTGAGGGTAATCTCAAGTCTCATTGAAAACCATATGCGGGTATTCCTTATAAGCCATGAGGGCGCGACCGAAAAGGCGATCAGGCGTGTCGTGTACAAGATGGAGGATTTGACGCCTCCGCTGGTTCTCCTGACGCTTCTCGACATGTACGGAAGCTCAAATGGAGAGGAAAATGAGACAACTGCACGCGTCAGGCTGAGATGCAGGGAAGCACTCTCTGCGTATGAGGAGTGGGGCAAGGAGCCGCTACCCCGGCTCGTCAATGGACATGATCTTCTGGCCCTGGGCTTTCCCGAAGGCCCTGACATCGGGAAGACCCTCGATCTCATACGAGAAAAGCAGATTGCTGGAGAGATCGTCGACAGAAGTGGAGCCCTGGGATACGCACAAAAGGAGCTGGCGAGTGTTAGCAAAGGGGAAAGTCGGCCTTGA